In Astatotilapia calliptera chromosome 23, fAstCal1.2, whole genome shotgun sequence, a genomic segment contains:
- the magoh gene encoding protein mago nashi homolog translates to MSTSDFYLRYYVGHKGKFGHEFLEFEFRPDGKLRYANNSNYKNDVMIRKEAYVHKSVMEELKRIIDDSEITKEDDALWPPPDRVGRQELEIVIGDEHISFTTSKIGSLIDVNQSKDPEGLRVFYYLVQDLKCLVFSLIGLHFKIKPI, encoded by the exons ATGTCAACAAGCGACTTTTATTTGAGATATTATGTCGGACACAAGGGGAAGTTTGGACACGAGTTTCTAGAATTTGAGTTCAGGCCTGACG GTAAACTGAGATATGCAAACAACAGTAACTACAAGAATGACGTAATGATCAGGAAAGAG GCATATGTTCACAAAagtgtgatggaggagctgaagagGATCATTGACGACAGTGAAATCACCAAGGAAGATGATGCTCTGTGGCCGCCTCCTGATAGAGTTGGCAGACAG GAACTCGAAATTGTCATCGGGGacgagcacatttcattcacaaCTTCCAAAATTGGCTCCTTGATTGACGTCAATCAGTCAAA GGACCCTGAGGGCCTTCGTGTGTTCTACTACCTGGTGCAAGATCTGAAATGTCTTGTTTTCAGTCTGATCGGCCTACACTTCAAGATCAAGCCCATCTAA